In Arvicanthis niloticus isolate mArvNil1 chromosome 10, mArvNil1.pat.X, whole genome shotgun sequence, a single genomic region encodes these proteins:
- the Faslg gene encoding tumor necrosis factor ligand superfamily member 6 isoform X2, which yields MQQPMNYPCPQIYWVDSSATSPWTPPGSVFPCPSSVPGKPEQRRPPPPPPPPSPLPPPSQPPPLLPLTPLRKKEHNTDLWLPVIFFMVLVALVGMGLGMYQLFHLQKELAELREPTPVHPLIKKSRGVWPI from the exons ATGCAGCAGCCCATGAATTACCCATGTCCCCAGATCTACTGGGTAGACAGCAGTGCCACTTCTCCTTGGACTCCTCCAGGGTCAGTTTTTCCCTGTCCATCCTCTGTGCCTGGAAAGCCAGAGCAAAGGAGACcgccacctccaccaccacctccgtCACCACTACCACCGCCTTCACAACCACCCCCATTGCTGCCACTGACCCCTCTAAGGAAGAAGGAACACAACACAGATCTGTGGCTACCAGTGATATTTTTCATGGTTCTGGTGGCTCTGGTTGGAATGGGGTTAGGAATGTATCAGCTCTTCCATCTGCAGAAGGAACTGGCAGAACTCCGTGAG CCAACCCCAGTACACCCTCTGATAAAAAAGAGCCGAGGAGTGTGGCCCATTTAA
- the Faslg gene encoding tumor necrosis factor ligand superfamily member 6 isoform X1 yields MQQPMNYPCPQIYWVDSSATSPWTPPGSVFPCPSSVPGKPEQRRPPPPPPPPSPLPPPSQPPPLLPLTPLRKKEHNTDLWLPVIFFMVLVALVGMGLGMYQLFHLQKELAELREFTNQSLKESSLEKQIANPSTPSDKKEPRSVAHLTGNPHSRSIPLEWEDTYGTALISGVKYKKGGLVINEAGLYFVYSKVYFRGQSCNSQPLSHKVYMRNSKYPGDLVLMEEKKLNYCTTGKTWAHSSYLGAVFNLTSADHLYVNISQLSLINFEESKTFFGLYKL; encoded by the exons ATGCAGCAGCCCATGAATTACCCATGTCCCCAGATCTACTGGGTAGACAGCAGTGCCACTTCTCCTTGGACTCCTCCAGGGTCAGTTTTTCCCTGTCCATCCTCTGTGCCTGGAAAGCCAGAGCAAAGGAGACcgccacctccaccaccacctccgtCACCACTACCACCGCCTTCACAACCACCCCCATTGCTGCCACTGACCCCTCTAAGGAAGAAGGAACACAACACAGATCTGTGGCTACCAGTGATATTTTTCATGGTTCTGGTGGCTCTGGTTGGAATGGGGTTAGGAATGTATCAGCTCTTCCATCTGCAGAAGGAACTGGCAGAACTCCGTGAG TTCACCAACCAAAGCCTTAAAGAATCATCTCTTGAAAAGCAAATAG CCAACCCCAGTACACCCTCTGATAAAAAAGAGCCGAGGAGTGTGGCCCATTTAACAG GGAACCCCCACTCAAGGTCCATCCCTCTGGAGTGGGAAGACACATATGGAACTGCTCTGATCTCTGGAGTGAAGTATAAGAAAGGTGGCCTTGTGATCAATGAAGCTGGGTTGTACTTTGTATATTCCAAAGTATACTTCCGGGGTCAGTCTTGCAACAGCCAGCCCCTAAGCCACAAGGTCTATATGAGGAACTCTAAGTATCCTGGAGACCTGGTGCTGATGGAGGAGAAGAAATTGAACTACTGCACTACTGGCAAGACATGGGCCCACAGCAGCTACCTGGGAGCAGTATTTAATCTTACCAGTGCTGACCATTTATATGTCAACATATCTCAACTCTCTCTGATCAATTTTGAGGAGTCTAAGACCTTTTTTGGCTTATataagctttaa